One segment of Peromyscus leucopus breed LL Stock chromosome 5, UCI_PerLeu_2.1, whole genome shotgun sequence DNA contains the following:
- the Ciao2b gene encoding cytosolic iron-sulfur assembly component 2B, giving the protein MVGGGGGGGGGGRGGLLENANPLIYERSGERPVTAGEEDEQVPDSIDAREIFDLIRSINDPEHPLTLEELNVVEQVRIQVSDPESTVAVAFTPTIPHCSMATLIGLSIKVKLLRSLPQRFKMDVHITPGTHASEHAVNKQLADKERVAAALENTHLLEVVNQCLSARS; this is encoded by the exons ATggtgggcggcggcggtggcggcggcggcgggggtcgCGGCGGGCTCCTAGAGAACGCCAACCCCCTCATCTATGAGCGCTCGGGGGAGCGGCCAGTGACGGCGGGCGAGGAAGACGAACAGGTGCCGGACAGCATCGACGCCCGCGAGATCTTTG ATCTTATTCGCTCCATTAATGACCCGGAGCATCCACTGACACTAGAGGAATTGAACGTAGTAGAGCAAGTTCGGATTCAG GTTAGCGACCCCGAGAGCACAGTGGCAGTGGCTTTCACACCCACCATTCCACACTGCAGCATGGCCACGCTTATTGGCCTTTCTATCAAAGTGAAGCTTCTTCGATCCCTTCCCCAGCGTTTCAAG ATGGATGTGCACATTACACCCGGGACCCACGCCTCGGAGCATGCAG tGAACAAACAGCTTGCAGATAAGGAGCGAGTGGCAGCTGCCCTGGAGAATACCCATCTGCTAGAGGTCGTTAATCAGTGTCTGTCAGCCCGATCATGA